The proteins below come from a single Arthrobacter sp. B1I2 genomic window:
- the pyrF gene encoding orotidine-5'-phosphate decarboxylase: protein MPEQVPGIHQVPGAGRESFGSRLGAAMAARGPLCVGIDPHPALLKSWGLDDDAAGLRRFSLTVLEAVASLAAAVKPQVALYERHGSAGMAVLEEVLATARDESVLSIADAKRGDIGSTMAAYADAWLRDESPLAADSVTLSPYLGFESLRPALDLAAETGRGVFVLALTSNPEGASVQHVGGKDSVARRITEAAAAENSRYGGSLGSVGLVVGATVGSALADLELDLAAVRGPILAPGLGAQGATPADLRATFGDAYPLVLGTSSRDILSAGPQTGGLRDAALRTLDGLRGQ, encoded by the coding sequence ATGCCTGAGCAGGTACCCGGCATCCATCAGGTACCAGGCGCCGGCCGGGAGTCTTTTGGCTCCCGGCTCGGCGCGGCCATGGCCGCCCGCGGTCCGTTGTGCGTGGGCATCGACCCGCACCCTGCATTGCTGAAGAGCTGGGGGCTGGACGACGACGCCGCGGGGTTGAGGCGCTTTTCCCTGACCGTCCTGGAGGCGGTGGCTTCGCTCGCTGCCGCGGTAAAGCCGCAGGTGGCCCTTTACGAACGCCACGGTTCGGCGGGCATGGCGGTGCTGGAGGAAGTCCTGGCCACGGCGCGGGACGAGTCGGTCCTCAGCATCGCTGATGCCAAACGGGGCGACATCGGTTCCACCATGGCCGCCTACGCCGATGCGTGGCTTCGGGATGAGTCGCCGCTGGCGGCGGACTCCGTCACGCTGAGCCCCTACCTTGGCTTCGAGTCGTTGCGCCCTGCCCTGGACCTCGCGGCGGAAACCGGGCGGGGTGTTTTCGTGCTGGCGCTGACCTCCAACCCTGAAGGCGCTTCCGTCCAGCACGTCGGTGGAAAGGACTCCGTGGCCCGCAGGATCACGGAGGCGGCCGCGGCGGAGAACTCCCGGTACGGGGGCAGCCTGGGTTCGGTGGGCCTGGTGGTGGGTGCCACCGTTGGCAGTGCCCTGGCAGACCTTGAACTGGACCTCGCTGCTGTCCGCGGCCCCATCCTGGCACCTGGTCTCGGGGCGCAGGGGGCCACGCCTGCGGACCTTCGGGCCACGTTCGGTGACGCCTACCCGCTGGTCCTGGGAACCTCCAGCCGCGACATCCTTTCCGCGGGACCGCAAACCGGCGGGCTGCGGGACGCTGCCCTGCGCACGCTTGACGGGCTGCGGGGACAATAG
- the mihF gene encoding integration host factor, actinobacterial type produces MVLRPLSASERADALGKAAAARATRAAAKESLRSGNRSAADIISSALEDDALARMKVSELLEALPGIGKVRAAAIMQQLGIAASRRVRGLGVHQRRALVDFIDEH; encoded by the coding sequence ATGGTCCTGCGACCCTTATCAGCGTCTGAACGGGCCGACGCCTTGGGCAAGGCAGCAGCGGCCAGGGCCACCCGTGCCGCCGCCAAGGAAAGCCTTCGGAGCGGCAACAGGTCCGCGGCGGACATCATCAGCTCCGCACTGGAGGACGACGCCCTGGCCCGGATGAAGGTTTCAGAACTGCTCGAGGCGCTTCCCGGGATCGGGAAGGTGCGGGCCGCCGCAATCATGCAGCAGCTGGGCATCGCGGCGTCCCGCAGGGTCCGGGGCCTGGGCGTCCACCAGCGCCGGGCGCTGGTAGATTTTATTGACGAGCATTAG
- the gmk gene encoding guanylate kinase has product MSKKPGLTVLAGPTAVGKGTVSTYIRDNYPEVWLSVSATTRAPRPGEVDGVHYFFKTKDEFKQLIADGELLEWAVVHGQNTYGTLKSTVNRAIAEGRSVLLEIDLQGARQVKAAVPDAQFVFLAPPTWDEMVRRLVGRGTETPEEQQRRLETAKLELAAEPEFDHTVINDDVRRAADELVSLMGLTPHPHLPEPSAR; this is encoded by the coding sequence GTGAGCAAGAAACCTGGACTGACAGTCCTCGCAGGTCCGACTGCTGTTGGCAAGGGCACCGTGTCCACCTACATCCGTGACAATTACCCCGAAGTGTGGCTTTCCGTCTCAGCCACCACCCGCGCGCCCCGGCCGGGAGAGGTGGACGGTGTGCACTACTTCTTCAAGACCAAGGACGAGTTCAAGCAGCTCATTGCCGACGGCGAGCTCCTCGAGTGGGCCGTCGTGCACGGACAGAACACCTATGGCACCCTGAAGAGCACCGTGAACCGGGCCATCGCCGAAGGCCGCTCCGTGCTGCTGGAGATTGACCTGCAGGGCGCCCGGCAGGTCAAGGCAGCCGTTCCGGACGCCCAGTTCGTGTTCCTGGCCCCGCCCACCTGGGATGAGATGGTCCGCCGGTTGGTGGGCCGTGGCACCGAAACCCCCGAGGAACAGCAGCGTCGCCTGGAAACCGCTAAACTGGAACTTGCTGCTGAACCGGAGTTCGACCACACCGTCATTAACGACGACGTCCGCCGGGCAGCGGACGAGCTTGTTTCACTCATGGGGCTGACACCGCATCCACACCTGCCGGAACCGTCAGCCCGCTAG
- the rpoZ gene encoding DNA-directed RNA polymerase subunit omega, whose amino-acid sequence MSTNLEGIINPPIDSLLEAADSKYGLVIFGAKRARQINAYYAQLHEGLFEYVGPLVDTKLNEKSLSIALREINEGKLVSTPIQAAE is encoded by the coding sequence GTGTCCACGAACCTTGAAGGCATCATCAACCCGCCGATCGACTCGCTGCTTGAAGCAGCCGATTCCAAGTACGGCCTGGTGATCTTCGGTGCCAAGCGCGCTCGTCAGATCAACGCCTACTACGCCCAGCTGCACGAGGGCCTGTTCGAATACGTCGGGCCCCTGGTTGACACCAAGCTGAACGAGAAGTCGCTCTCGATCGCACTGCGCGAGATCAACGAAGGCAAGCTGGTTTCCACGCCGATCCAAGCCGCAGAGTAA
- the coaBC gene encoding bifunctional phosphopantothenoylcysteine decarboxylase/phosphopantothenate--cysteine ligase CoaBC, producing MRIVLGVGGGIAAYKVASLLRLFTEAGHDVTVIPTEASTRFIGTATWEALSGNPVSNSVFDDVHLVNHVRLGHEADLVVVAPATADLLAKAATGQAGDLLTNTLLMAHGPVLFAPAMHTEMWQHAATRANVETLRSRGAAVLEPASGRLTGADSGPGRLPEPQVIFDAAMALAQGRSDYQLPLAGRTVTISAGGTREPLDPVRFLGNRSSGKQGVALAVAARNAGATVRLLAAHMDVPPPAGVEVVRVETALQLREAALDAAAGSDVVIMSAAVADFRPAEVSDTKIKKRDDTADPVITLVRNPDILHELVEQRNLRARRNVTGEGNGGTAGAGQLIVGFAAETGDSQGDVLAYAEAKLQRKGCDLLVVNHVGTDKVFGQDSNSVVILSRSGSEPQEASGTKTEVSEAIISRISFELNQVSFN from the coding sequence GTGCGCATAGTCCTCGGAGTCGGGGGAGGGATTGCCGCCTACAAGGTGGCATCGCTCCTCCGGCTTTTTACTGAAGCCGGCCATGACGTCACGGTGATTCCCACAGAGGCGTCCACCCGCTTTATCGGAACCGCCACCTGGGAGGCGCTGTCCGGAAACCCTGTCAGCAACAGCGTTTTCGATGACGTGCACCTGGTCAACCACGTGCGCCTGGGCCACGAGGCGGACCTGGTGGTGGTGGCACCCGCCACCGCGGACCTCCTGGCGAAGGCTGCCACCGGCCAGGCCGGGGACCTGCTCACCAACACGCTGCTGATGGCCCACGGCCCGGTGCTGTTCGCCCCTGCGATGCACACCGAGATGTGGCAGCATGCCGCCACCCGCGCCAACGTTGAAACGCTCCGCAGCCGCGGTGCGGCTGTCCTGGAACCCGCCTCCGGCAGGTTGACGGGCGCTGACTCAGGTCCCGGCAGGCTCCCTGAGCCGCAGGTGATCTTCGACGCAGCCATGGCCCTGGCCCAGGGACGAAGCGATTACCAGCTGCCCCTTGCCGGCCGCACCGTAACCATCAGCGCCGGCGGCACCCGGGAACCGCTGGACCCCGTGCGTTTCCTTGGCAACCGGTCTTCCGGCAAGCAGGGTGTGGCGCTGGCGGTCGCTGCCCGGAACGCCGGGGCTACGGTGCGTTTGCTGGCAGCCCACATGGACGTTCCGCCGCCGGCCGGCGTGGAGGTTGTCCGTGTGGAGACCGCGCTGCAACTCCGGGAAGCCGCGCTGGACGCCGCTGCCGGGTCCGACGTCGTCATCATGTCCGCAGCCGTGGCCGATTTCCGTCCGGCAGAAGTCTCGGACACCAAGATCAAGAAACGGGATGACACCGCGGATCCCGTCATCACCCTGGTCCGGAACCCGGACATCCTGCATGAACTCGTGGAGCAGCGCAATCTGAGGGCACGGCGAAACGTCACCGGGGAGGGCAACGGGGGTACTGCCGGAGCCGGGCAGCTGATCGTCGGCTTTGCCGCCGAGACCGGGGACAGCCAAGGCGACGTCCTGGCCTATGCGGAAGCAAAACTCCAGCGCAAGGGCTGCGATCTGCTGGTGGTGAACCACGTAGGAACGGACAAGGTCTTCGGGCAGGACTCCAACTCGGTCGTCATCCTCTCGCGCTCCGGCTCCGAACCACAGGAAGCATCGGGAACCAAGACAGAGGTTTCGGAAGCCATCATCAGCCGCATCAGCTTTGAACTGAACCAGGTCTCTTTCAACTGA
- the metK gene encoding methionine adenosyltransferase has translation MTLPLHLPQSHGATPSALRLFTSESVTEGHPDKICDQISDAILDALLAADPESRVAVETMATTGLVHVAGEVTTDAYVEIPQIVRETILGIGYDSSANGFDGARCGVSVSIGQQSNDIAGGVFNSLEAREGRQEDDYDLQGAGDQGLMFGYASDETPSYMPTPIWLAHRLSERLTEVRKTGQLPYLRPDGKTQVTVGYDKDRPVSVETVVISSQHAEGASLEQLRADLAAVVIEPVLAGANLDISRAANILNPAGEFVIGGPVGDAGLTGRKIIVDTYGGMARHGGGAFSGKDPSKVDRSAAYAMRWVAKNVVAAGLAKRAEIQIAYAIGQARPVGTYVETFGTETVDPARISAAIAEIFDLRPRAIIDALDLKRPIYAKTAAHGHFGRDEPDFTWERLDRVDDLKAFFNA, from the coding sequence GTGACTTTACCGCTGCACCTTCCCCAGTCCCATGGGGCCACGCCCTCCGCGCTCCGGCTTTTCACGTCGGAGTCGGTCACTGAAGGCCATCCGGACAAGATCTGCGACCAGATCAGTGACGCCATCCTGGACGCGCTGCTGGCCGCTGACCCGGAGTCCCGTGTTGCCGTGGAGACCATGGCCACCACAGGCCTGGTGCACGTGGCAGGCGAAGTCACCACTGACGCCTACGTCGAAATCCCGCAGATTGTCCGCGAGACCATCCTGGGCATCGGCTACGACTCCTCGGCCAACGGCTTCGACGGTGCCCGCTGTGGCGTGTCCGTCTCCATCGGCCAGCAGTCCAACGACATCGCCGGCGGCGTGTTCAACTCCCTTGAGGCACGCGAAGGCCGCCAGGAAGACGACTACGACCTCCAGGGCGCGGGTGACCAGGGCCTGATGTTCGGCTACGCCAGCGACGAAACCCCTTCCTACATGCCCACGCCCATCTGGCTGGCCCACCGGCTCTCCGAACGGCTCACGGAGGTCCGCAAGACCGGCCAGCTGCCCTACCTCCGCCCCGACGGCAAGACCCAGGTGACTGTCGGCTACGACAAGGACCGGCCCGTATCCGTGGAAACGGTGGTGATTTCCAGCCAGCACGCCGAGGGGGCGAGCCTGGAGCAGCTGCGCGCCGACCTCGCCGCCGTCGTCATCGAACCCGTCCTGGCGGGCGCCAACCTGGACATCTCACGGGCGGCAAACATCCTTAACCCCGCCGGTGAGTTTGTCATCGGCGGGCCTGTTGGCGACGCCGGCCTCACCGGCCGCAAGATCATCGTCGATACCTACGGGGGCATGGCACGCCACGGCGGCGGCGCCTTCTCCGGCAAGGATCCGTCCAAGGTGGACCGCTCCGCCGCGTACGCCATGCGCTGGGTTGCCAAGAACGTGGTGGCCGCAGGGCTGGCCAAGCGCGCTGAGATCCAGATCGCCTACGCCATCGGCCAGGCCCGGCCGGTGGGAACCTACGTGGAGACGTTCGGCACCGAGACCGTGGACCCTGCCCGGATCAGCGCAGCCATCGCGGAGATTTTCGACCTCCGACCGCGTGCCATCATCGATGCCCTGGACCTCAAGCGCCCCATCTATGCCAAAACGGCAGCCCACGGGCACTTCGGCCGGGATGAGCCCGACTTCACCTGGGAACGCCTGGACCGGGTGGATGACCTGAAAGCATTTTTCAACGCCTAG